A window of uncultured Methanoregula sp. genomic DNA:
CGATCCCGAAGTGGTTGAGATGGCCCGGTCTGCACTCGGGATTGTCAATGTCGTTGTCTGCGATGCCGCACCGAAACTTTCCGGCCACAAGAGCTATGACCAGGCGCGGATCATCGAGCTCAACGAGATGGCGCTCGACTTTGCAGTGAAAGTGCTCAAACCCGGCGGCAATTTCGTGGTGAAATCTTTCCAGGGAACAGACTTCCCCGGGCTCTACGCGGATGTCAAGACCCATTTCTACTCGGTCAAGACCATGATAACCAAGTCAACCCGTAAAGGAAGTACGGAACTCTACATCATTGCAAAGAATTTTTCCGGCTGAGCGTTTCCATGACCCTCAAAGACCCCTACAACCGCCCGGTGAGCAATATCCGGATCAGTCTCACCAAACAGTGTAATCTGTCCTGCATCTACTGCCACCGCGAAGGGGAGACCGCACCAAAAGAGCCTATATCGGCAGCGGAGATTGCGGAAATTCTGAGGGTCGCAGCGCATTTTGATATCCGGAGCGTGAAATTTACCGGGGGCGAGCCCCTGCTCCGGCCGGATCTTCTGGAGATTGTCAGATCGGTTCCTGCGGGCATGGAATCCTCGCTCACCACGAACGGGACGCTCCTTTCGGGCATTGCGACCGACCTGAAAAAGGCCGGCATGCGCAGGGTCAACGTGAGCCTGGACAGCCTCAACCGTGAGACCTACAAAAAGATCACCGGTGTCGACCGGCTTTCCGATGTGCTGGACGGGATCTCCGAAGCCCTCGATGCCGGCCTGACCCCGATCAAGCTCAACATGGTGGTCCTTGACGGGATCAATGATCACGAGATCGATGACTTTCTTGCGTACGTACGGGGAAACCGCAACCTGGTCCTCCAGCTCATCGAGCTGATGCACTTCAATGACTGCGATCATCACGGGGATCTCAATAACCTGGAAGGCTCGCTTGCAGCCCGGTCAAAACAGATCGTGACAAGGAGAATGCACCACCGGAAAAAATACTGCCTGGACGGGGCCGAAGTCGAAGTGGTACGGCCCCTCCACAATACCGAGTTCTGTGCATTCTGCAACCGCCTCCGGGTGACTTCGGACGGCACCCTCAAGCCCTGCCTCCTCCGCTCGGACAACCACATCGATATCCGGGGAAAGAGCGGTAAGGAGCTCGAGGACCTTTTTGTAAAAGCCGTCTCCCTGCGAGAGCCGTTCTACAAGTAGACCGGACACCTGTGCCGAAAACGGCGGTCACGGGCGGCCGGTATATCCCAAACGGCAATGTATTTACAATGCCCAAGCGAACTAGAGGGATATGGAAGATGACAATGAATTCATCCCGGTCCTCGATTCCCTGTACGGGAAATCGCTGATGCTCCACGACACCGGGAGTTTCAACAAGGTCCTGTACTTTTATTTCATCGACTCGCTGGCCCACATCGATTATACCGCGAGCATCTACGCATACCATTACGAGTCCCCGAAGAACATCATGGGTGCAGAATACATGCGGTGGCGGATCGATGAGGAGAAGAAAGGTGACCGGCCAAAATTCCCCGGGTTTATCAACTGGCTCAAAAAAGAGAAGCCGGACCGGTTCGGCCGCCTGCCATCTCTCTGGCAGATGATCTACGATACCGAAGATCCCGCAAGCTACCG
This region includes:
- the moaA gene encoding GTP 3',8-cyclase MoaA, with the translated sequence MTLKDPYNRPVSNIRISLTKQCNLSCIYCHREGETAPKEPISAAEIAEILRVAAHFDIRSVKFTGGEPLLRPDLLEIVRSVPAGMESSLTTNGTLLSGIATDLKKAGMRRVNVSLDSLNRETYKKITGVDRLSDVLDGISEALDAGLTPIKLNMVVLDGINDHEIDDFLAYVRGNRNLVLQLIELMHFNDCDHHGDLNNLEGSLAARSKQIVTRRMHHRKKYCLDGAEVEVVRPLHNTEFCAFCNRLRVTSDGTLKPCLLRSDNHIDIRGKSGKELEDLFVKAVSLREPFYK
- a CDS encoding RlmE family RNA methyltransferase gives rise to the protein MGSQWGYDKTYLRAKHEGYRSRAAYKLIEIQNKFEVIRPDDNIIDLGAAPGSWLQVLRTLTEARVLGIDLNPIADLDGVETIVGDLTDPEVVEMARSALGIVNVVVCDAAPKLSGHKSYDQARIIELNEMALDFAVKVLKPGGNFVVKSFQGTDFPGLYADVKTHFYSVKTMITKSTRKGSTELYIIAKNFSG